Genomic DNA from Thermotoga petrophila RKU-1:
AAGATGAAGCTACAAATAGAATACGAGCTTTCTTGGATTCATGCTCTGTAGAAATTTTCTTCAACGACTCCATAGCTTTTTCCTTTAGGATCCATCCAGAGAAAGTTTACAACGTTCTTACTGTCAAATCGAACCAAGTGAAATTCGAAGTCTTTGAACTCGAGAACATATGGTTATGATGTTAGACAACACTTTGAAAGCAAAGTCTATCTTTGTTTTATGCATACAAACCAGGTTAGTTCCAATCATTCACAAAGTAGGTGATGTGTGTACTTGGCATTGGAAGATCGATACAGAGTATGCAATTACCGGTAACGAAAAATTTCATGCGCCTTTCTGGTACCGGAAGCTATGCGTTAAAAAGGGAATAATGGATGATATGAAGAGACAATATGAAGAGAATTTGTGGTAATCGATGACGTGTAAGTGCTTTGAATTCGAGAAATTAGTAGTTAACTTCTAACACACTGAGGAATACCTTCTTTCATCTATTTGTGAAACATGGAACTAATCGATTTTCACCAAAAACACCTCAAAATGCCCCGACGTAGGTTGATATAATTTATCTTCTGTTTTTTGCTTGTGTTCTTTTCTTGTTTGACTATGCAATTATTCCATTTTTCCAAACAGTACTTGAAGGTGCTCTCTTGTGTGTTAGAATGGTTTATGGAAAGGGAGGATATGGAAGGTCAAAAAACATCTTGCTTTCAGAGTGTGTTTGTGGTATAATTTCTCTTGAACTCAACGGGTTTCAATAATTCCTTAGAGGTATGGAAACTTTACACCTCTCACGACATCATAACCGCTTTCGCAGGTTTCAATAATTCCTTAGAGGTATGGAAACTATTTCTTTCCCGATCGTTCGAAAAGTGTCTAAGTGTTTCCATGTTTCAATAATTCCTTAGAGGTATGGAAACAAGTGTTTTTTATACACTTCTCCTGCAAACTTCTCGGTTTCAATAATTCCTTAGAGGTATGGAAACGAATCAACAACAATTTCAAGCATTTTGATATCCGAGAGTTTCAATAATTCCTTAGAGGTATGGAAACCTACTTCGCAGCCGTGTATGGTAGAAAGCCGCAGCGGTTTCAATAATTCCTTAGAGGTATGGAAACATTCCGACGCCGGAGACATACCAATCGTGGTACATCGTTTCAATACATCCTTAGAAGCACAAAAAAACTTCTTCTTTTCCGAAATCGTTGTTTCTGTTAGCATTTCATATTCAATGAAGCTCCATAAAAAAACAAAAAGGCAGGGAAACCCCCTGCCTTCGTTTTTGCTGTTGATATCTCAACTTATCCTTGCTCTTTCGAAGCTTTCCATTGCGAGGATGAGCCCCACCAGCATCAAGATCGAGAGAATTCCCCAATCGAGGCCGAAGGAGAACTTCATCACTTTTTCTCCCACTAAGTACCCTCTCGAGGCGTCCACCGCGTAGGTGAGAGGATTTATGTACGCGAGAGCCTTCATCCAGCTTGGCATGGAGTCGATAGGATACATCGCACCGCTCAGAAAGACCAGAGGCATCATCAGAGTCATCATGATCATCTGGAATCCCTCAGTGCTTTCCATCTTCAAAGCAAGCGCAATACCAAAGCTTGCAATGGTAACTGACATGAGAAATCCAACGGCAAGAGCGGGAAGTAGTCCGGATATTTTCAGACTTTCTGCGAGGAAGTAGTTGAAGACGAGAATTATAAGTCCCTGTAAAACGGTAACGATCGCATCTCCAACGATTCTACCTGTGATGCTGAGTCTTCGTGAAGAGGGAGCCACCAGAACCTCTTTGAAGAAGCCAAACTGTTTGTCCCAGATCAAACTCACACCGCTGATAAAACTCATGTTGAAAACTGTCATGGCGAAGATACCAGGTGCAAGGTAAGTCAGGTAATCCACCCCACCGAACATCATTTTGGCCCAGGGATTGTCAAAAACTTTACTCCATCCCAGTCCGAAGAAGATGATCCATATCAGAGGGTTTATTATCATTCCAATGACTCTCGAGCGTGACCTCAAGAATCTCATGAACTGCCTGTAGATCATCGTCACAAAGGCTGCCATGATATTACCTCCTCATCCTCATTCTCATTCTTGCCATGGTTTTGAAAGAG
This window encodes:
- a CDS encoding ABC transporter permease; the protein is MAAFVTMIYRQFMRFLRSRSRVIGMIINPLIWIIFFGLGWSKVFDNPWAKMMFGGVDYLTYLAPGIFAMTVFNMSFISGVSLIWDKQFGFFKEVLVAPSSRRLSITGRIVGDAIVTVLQGLIILVFNYFLAESLKISGLLPALAVGFLMSVTIASFGIALALKMESTEGFQMIMMTLMMPLVFLSGAMYPIDSMPSWMKALAYINPLTYAVDASRGYLVGEKVMKFSFGLDWGILSILMLVGLILAMESFERARIS